In the Naumovozyma dairenensis CBS 421 chromosome 4, complete genome genome, one interval contains:
- the KNS1 gene encoding serine/threonine protein kinase KNS1 (similar to Saccharomyces cerevisiae KNS1 (YLL019C); ancestral locus Anc_4.42), protein MSHNIQTITPNRKRTRHSNSNSNSNPNPNPNQDYNLNNNFDNIHNNNNYNNNNSTASINSKYMNIMNTNNYNKNNNNNSILDEMLARQNSYLQDNFKDAAGEGGGYNLIDPNIQNFKNINLNQNTITTTTTTTQIQNEHYIDNDNFNDNDIEMIDPKQNGNIILTDNDKNDREEYQEDNDDDGDDDVIFIKEQPVQFTSPLIPSFNNISSENYITTQSKKFKKQRTISLPQLPLSKLVYDSKNANFISRKQNDDELLHLVGSSAKTLDGNKSIHLNVVHSMSPFTNKAQSPSSISLYSNSQDYDNTYEEANNDDNESPLSDLDLRHAHNLRNIATTNNNYNNSTTKSIKKILLLRYKKLTTSSKNKKKKQQQQQQQQQQQQQQQEQQHQKQILLSASTSAPSSPTTSISTTSSKTNNNNSNNNNNNDIMKKQYMTNNTYPHKHHRLKKISNYFKTDKDGHYIYQENDIFGSNGRFKSIGLLGQGTFGKVLKCIDAAPSSSSSSVPSSIPLYHTTSNINSVDIRRRKKLVAIKIIRAVDRYREAAKTELRVLQTIMENDPHGQYQCLILNEAFDYKNHIFVLSLIYSENQSTILCATNGIARFPGSHIQAIARQLIRSMAFLHDLGIIHTDLKPENILLCDEEYIEKDLPIEILACLSKRRREASGGRRKILKSPEIKIIDFGSAVFYNEYHPPVISTRHYRAPEIVLGLGWSFPCDIWSIACVLVELIIGESLYPIHENLEHMAMMQRINGATFPKKLIEKMFYKVDHKLGNLPSDLNTTVVKHFNRSTYQLVWPEVNKKTGNIVTKEKSIRRVKDSCERLDIFISKFLKLDYGEDFEINWDLSIERNWEIIQKISAWNGTEKTQNVDKETFLFWYWFIDLLRKMFEFDPTKRITAMEALDHEWFNLGILDEGISTYGN, encoded by the coding sequence ATGTCACACAATATTCAAACAATAACTCCAAATCGTAAGAGAACAAGACATTCAAACTCAAACTCAAACTCAAACCCAAACCCAAACCCAAACCAAGATTATAATCTAAACAATAACTTTGATAAcattcataataataacaactacaataacaataacagTACTGCCAGTATAAACAGtaaatatatgaatattatGAATACAAacaattataataaaaataataataacaactcTATATTGGACGAAATGTTAGCTAGACAAAATTCATATCTACAAGataattttaaagatgCCGCTGGAGAAGGAGGAGGTTATAATCTAATAGATCccaatattcaaaattttaaaaacattaatctaaatcaaaatactattactactactactactactactcAGATTCAAAACGAACATTATatagataatgataattttaatgataatgatatagaAATGATAGATCCAAAACAAAATGGGAACATAATACTCacagataatgataaaaatgacagagaagaatatcaagaagacaatgatgatgacggCGACGATGACgttatatttataaagGAACAACCTGTTCAATTCACTTCTCCATTAATTCcttcattcaataatatctcTTCAGAAAATTATATCACTACTCAATCtaaaaaatttaagaaaCAAAGAACTATATCATTACCTCAATTAccattatcaaaattagtATATGATTCCAAAAATGCAAATTTTATATCAAGGAaacaaaatgatgatgaattattgcATTTAGTTGGATCTTCTGCCAAAACTTTGGATGGTAATAAATCTATTCACTTAAATGTCGTTCATTCAATGTCTCCATTCACGAATAAAGCACAAAGTCCGTCCTCCATCtctttatattcaaattcacAAGATTACGATAATACCTACGAAGAAgctaataatgatgataatgaatctCCATTATCAGATTTAGATCTTCGACATGCACATAACCTCAGAAACATTGCCACTACtaacaataattataataattcaacCACTAAAagtattaaaaaaatattacttCTTCGATACAAAAAATTGACTACATCTTCcaagaataaaaagaagaaacaacaacaacagcagcagcagcagcagcagcagcaacaacaacaagaacaacagcACCAAAAGCAAATCCTTTTATCAGCTTCTACATCTGCTCCATCTTCTCCTACCACATCGATTTCCACTACGTcatcaaaaacaaacaacaacaacagtaataataataataataatgatattatgaaaaaacaatatatgACAAATAACACATACCCACATAAACATCATAgactaaaaaaaatttcgaATTATTTTAAAACTGATAAAGATGgtcattatatatatcaagaaaatgatatctttGGAAGTAACGGTAGATTCAAATCAATTGGTTTATTAGGTCAAGGTACTTTCGGTAAAGTCCTCAAATGTATTGATGCAGCTccgtcatcatcatcatcttcagtACCCTCCTCAATACCACTGTATCATACTACTTCCAATATAAATAGTGTAGAtataagaagaaggaaaaaattagtagcaattaaaattataagAGCTGTAGACAGATATAGGGAAGCTGCAAAGACGGAATTAAGAGTCCTACAAACAATAATGGAAAATGACCCCCACGGCCAATATCAATGTTTAATCCTAAACGAGGCATTCgattataaaaatcatatatTTGTCTTGTCACTGATTTATTCGGAAAATCAATCTACGATTTTATGTGCTACCAATGGAATTGCAAGATTCCCCGGATCTCATATTCAAGCAATAGCAAGACAATTAATTAGATCCATGGCTTTCTTACATGATTTGGGTATCATTCATACAGATTTAAAACCTGAAAATATCCTTCTATgtgatgaagaatatatagaaaagGACCTTCCCATTGAAATACTAGCATGTTTATctaaaagaagaagggaAGCAAGTGGTGGAAGACGGAAAATCTTAAAGAGTCcagaaattaaaatcatcGATTTCGGTTCAGCTGTCTTTTACAACGAATACCATCCACCAGTAATATCAACTCGTCATTATAGAGCTCCAGAAATCGTCCTGGGATTAGGTTGGTCCTTCCCTTGTGATATTTGGTCAATCGCGTGCGTATTGGTAGAATTGATAATTGGAGAATCATTATATCCAATTCATGAAAATTTAGAACATATGGCAATGATGCAAAGAATTAATGGAGCTACATTTCCTAAGAAacttattgaaaaaatgtttTATAAAGTCGATCATAAATTGGGCAATTTACCAAGTGATTTGAATACTACTGTAGTGAAACATTTTAATAGATCTACTTATCAATTAGTTTGGCCTGAagttaataaaaaaacagGGAATATTGTTACTAAGGAAAAATCAATTAGAAGAGTGAAAGATTCTTGTGAAAGATTggatattttcatttctaaatttttgaaattggacTATGgtgaagattttgaaattaattgggatttatcaattgaaagaaactgggaaattattcaaaaaatttctGCATGGAATGGAACAGAAAAGACTCAAAATGTAGATAAGGAAACTTTCTTGTTTTGGTATTGGttcattgatttattaaggaaaatgtttgaatttgatcCAACAAAGAGAATTACTGCAATGGAAGCTTTGGATCATGAATGGTTTAATCTAGGAATCTTAGATGAAGGAATTTCAACTTATGGAAACTAA
- the COX19 gene encoding Cox19p (similar to Saccharomyces cerevisiae COX19 (YLL018C-A); ancestral locus Anc_4.43), translating to MSGNPGSSLRALSPTPPERGSFPLDHDNECYDAMVKYLNCMKLVKGENAPNCRLLAKSYLKCRMDHQLMDRDEWEHLGLPKDQPPQQQQVKSDSSQAGLASQAHSRK from the coding sequence ATGTCAGGTAATCCAGGAAGTTCATTACGAGCCTTATCACCCACTCCTCCTGAACGAGGATCATTCCCGTTAGATCATGATAATGAATGTTACGATGCTATggttaaatatttgaattgtATGAAATTAGTCAAAGGTGAGAATGCACCCAATTGTCGATTATTAGCCAAATCATATTTAAAATGTCGAATGgatcatcaattaatggATCGAGATGAATGGGAGCATTTAGGTTTACCAAAGGATCAACCACCACAGCAACAGCAAGTAAAATCTGATTCATCACAAGCAGGGTTGGCCTCACAAGCTCATTCTCGAAAATGA
- the DPS1 gene encoding aspartate--tRNA ligase DPS1 (similar to Saccharomyces cerevisiae DPS1 (YLL018C); ancestral locus Anc_4.44) — protein MSQEEQAKAASATVSASPSQSPAPVGEVILGEDGQPLSKKALKKLQKEQEKQKKKHERALQLQQEKEQREKEALLNDTAKDNYGKGALVQSTVRTGEKRIKFNELDEANDDGKEVLFRARVHNTRQQGATLAFLTLRQQHDLIQGLVKVNNEDGSISKQMVKWVGSLNLESIVLVRGIVKKVDEPIKSATVQSLEVHITKIYTISETPETLPILLEDASRSEAEAEKAGLPIVNLDTRLDARVIDLRTVTNQAIFKIQSGVCQLFREFLSNLKFTEVHTPKLLGAPSEGGSSVFEVSYFKGKAYLAQSPQFNKQQLIVADFEKVFEIGPVFRAENSNTHRHMTEFTGLDMEMAFEEHYHEVLDVLSDLFVFIFSELKKRFSKEIEIVRKQYPVEDFKLPKDGKMVRIKYKEGIEMLRAAGKEIGDFDDLSTENEKFLGKLVREKYDTDFYILDKFPLAIRPFYTMPDAEDPRYSNSYDFFMRGEEILSGAQRIHDHELLQERMKVHGLSSEDPGLKDYCDGFSYGCPPHAGGGIGLERVVMFYLDLKNIRRASLFPRDPKRLRP, from the coding sequence atgtcTCAAGAAGAACAAGCCAAAGCGGCTTCTGCAACTGTGTCTGCATCCCCATCTCAATCTCCAGCTCCTGTAGGTGAAGTTATCTTAGGTGAAGATGGGCAACCATTATCCAAGAAGGCCTTAAAGAAGTTACAAAAGGAGCaagaaaagcaaaaaaaGAAGCATGAAAGAGCTttacaattacaacaagaaaaggaaCAACGTGAAAAGGAAGCcttattaaatgatactGCCAAGGATAATTATGGTAAAGGTGCGCTCGTTCAATCTACTGTCCGTACTGGCGAGAAGagaattaaatttaatgaattggatgaagctaatgatgatggtaaGGAAGTCTTGTTTAGAGCTAGAGTTCATAATACTAGACAACAAGGTGCTACTTTAGCATTTTTAACTTTAAGACAACAACATGATTTGATTCAAGGGTTAGTTAAagttaataatgaagatggatCTATTAGTAAACAAATGGTAAAATGGGTTGGttcattaaatttggaAAGTATTGTTCTTGTTAGAGGTATTGTTAAGAAAGTGGATGAACCAATTAAATCTGCTACTGTACAAAGTTTGGAAGTTCATATTACTAAGATTTATACTATTTCTGAAACTCCTGAAACTTTACCAATTTTATTGGAAGATGCATCTCGTTCCGAGGCTGAAGCAGAAAAGGCGGGTTTACCGATTGTTAATTTGGATACTAGATTAGATGCTAGAGTGATTGATTTAAGAACTGTTACTAATCAAGCCATTTTCAAGATTCAAAGTGGTGTTTGTCAATTATTTAGAGAGTTTTTAagtaatttgaaattcacAGAAGTTCATACACCAAAGTTATTAGGTGCACCAAGTGAAGGTGGGTCTAGTGTTTTTGAAGTTTCATATTTCAAAGGTAAAGCTTATTTAGCTCAATCTCCACAATTTaataaacaacaattgATTGTTgcagattttgaaaaagtttTTGAGATTGGGCCTGTATTTAGAGCAGAAAATTCTAATACACATCGTCATATGACTGAATTTACAGGATTAGATATGGAAATGGCGTTTGAAGAACATTATCATGAAGTGTTAGATGTTTTGAGtgatttatttgttttcatctttagtgaattaaagaaaagattttctaaagaaattgaaattgttcGTAAACAATATCCGGTGgaagatttcaaattacCAAAGGATGGTAAGATGGTTCGTATTAAATATAAGGAAGGTATTGAAATGTTAAGAGCTGCTggtaaagaaattggagattttgatgatttaaGTACAGAGAATGAGAAATTCTTGGGTAAATTAGTTAGAGAGAAATATGATACTGATTTCTACATTTTGGATAAATTCCCTCTAGCAATCCGTCCATTCTATACTATGCCAGATGCAGAAGATCCTCGTTATTCTAATTCTTATGACTTCTTTATGAGAGGTGAAGAAATTTTGTCTGGTGCTCAAAGAATTCATGACcatgaattattacaagaaaGAATGAAAGTTCATGGATTATCTAGTGAAGATCCAGgtttgaaagattattgTGATGGTTTCAGTTATGGATGTCCACCTCATGCTGGTGGTGGTATTGGGTTAGAAAGAGTTGTTATGTTCTATTTAGATTTGAAGAACATTAGAAGAGCTTCGTTATTCCCAAGAGATCCAAAGAGATTAAGACCATGA
- the NDAI0D02940 gene encoding uncharacterized protein (similar to Saccharomyces cerevisiae SDC25 (Scer_YGOB_SDC25) and CDC25 (YLR310C); ancestral locus Anc_4.45), producing MNEQSSNFQKWKSKILRQNNSRENISANAVNYNKNRRPSNLRTSISSTCSSNKDNENENEHDPTSIAHATSQSSSSSSLKNSTDKGRKRSSSSFSSFAELLSLNNKNNNSKSGKSSGSPSSRSANPSPSTSSVGLSNLRQRPKNNTRGQSDGHLVSHSSKSSSSSSSSSSLESATKASINPLDIVISLYDFFPENRNSTTYTNSQLSFPKNELIYVLEKNFSGWWDGIIISSQNDVKRGWFPQNYVTSIKNSVKIKLNENLNPNTTTSNPEEIARNIIKNNNPDKTKPTSSSTTSPATPRSLSVPNKKNAIIKRDRSSLPYSSKLTETKSTVNSKKNSFSAPTPSTLSSKRPSDAAILTPNLPPSHPSRSSLSLEPQQEPPSSSPSHESIGRITFKDIDPFQNNDNKNNETGVEQERNDIKPRPQSTEYRKRNVSLYHSVPQEKVYTTDEIQTVLATLKIPIPMIWDPVIDTNGTEIVNNRNGCDLKIFYYNDTFDIYTKDLPLLQPASILPKSSIPTLSISSTDHIFEKRNSQKVQDLKKDFKKIAESLSSRNGGEAVNNSIPTSSSIMQNLQYNRRQTISPSPLNIASGTYGGCRSSNKKQNGNNSSHGHFATITPTPIASLDNLFYDHENDIKTCTQLKNYTLRQLELTRQSFEGSNRYEYWENFNKTMSYMTYIQMVCRLLQAQIKSKNMIKLFQKSLKALVNSLTKIQINSCLHFNFMTMEARKQECLKPLYIHVPISKNDSSNSDSNFDFPEQKRPRDHDDGDKTFSPRVVSNSIEIEYLELLTITNSLFRLLQEAMSDYSNKADDESDGNSGGNSMDTLPQLFPRFFKNSFNGTSWKNIFLTPNSNDANIPPYPKLMLDSLATASGVKLNSEDLSSHLNASWYPKFNSSISGSTLVASANGNNLIPERTLRRGTVTTNIFRQSTSSASPTTHVLTSSRSPSHNNIQESRFINTKIPLNRETLQMMSKLQAELYGKIHPFTSYSPLMNNDVPERKKKLMINLKTYEEFNQTILIIELLENLDLTIFLNLEKLVKMEDERVSNPEDNMEADLDENNEYDLQMDEETKEFLAHSFSTTSTILRDFFHIKQQLHNGFINLIICTQNTTLDDPFVFASMKGNSPIGHNEPFNRLDEYSAAMKFMKNLIKRDYETNGSKFVDVSDELAIACNDFIDIAALSCGIVEQLIESRENILNYVARMMQSHIASKLLDGEANENESEEVNDWSQESFNENENEEVDERTFDANRNLVPWYLLPDFENELVYTAKHRVKGGTKDALIEHLTSTEFVDHWYNVTMLLTFRSIFTTREFLFALICRYNIYPPEGLSFGEYNKWATKKAIPVKINVVRIMTIFLEQYWAPGYFEEGLDTIMTFAKMVECEHIEGAEHLARQIHLTLEESKKYNAEYEKRIESTVEEVFSGAKVKDKKAMRQQPILKFHTFKILNVFRPALQSSPSRSSSPFKIPNKKVTYLDFTPVLLAQQSALLEHELFTEITIFECLDRVWGKKYCDMGGSPHITKFISVANNLTNMISTTIIRERDIKQRAKLIDHFIQVAEASKALNNYSSMTAIISGLYSSPIFRLKKTWELVPENSKNLLKELNELMDSKKNFINYRQSLKSVKDVPCIPFFGVYLSDLTFTHSGNPDFLPGSANMINFNKRAKLIDIIEEIISYKKLRYTSFKRNDDIIDFIYSTIEDLPHIEKQYELSLIIEPRTKK from the coding sequence atgaatgaacaaagttcaaattttcaaaaatggaaatCAAAGATTTTAAGGCAAAATAACAGTAGAGAAAATATTAGTGCTAATGCAGTTAATTACAACAAGAATAGAAGACCATCTAATCTGAGGACTTCAATAAGCTCCACATGTTCatcaaataaagataacGAAAACGAAAATGAACATGATCCCACTTCAATAGCGCATGCAACATCACAATCAtcgtcgtcatcatcattgaaaaattcgaCTGATAAAGGGAGAAAACGTTCATcatcttccttttcatctttCGCGGAGTTACTAAGCTTgaacaacaaaaataataacagcaAATCGGGTAAAAGTTCTGGCTCGCCATCATCTCGTTCAGCCAATCCATCACCTTCTACTTCATCCGTAGGTTTATCAAATCTTCGGCAGCGACCAAAGAATAATACAAGAGGCCAAAGCGACGGACATTTAGTTTCACACTCATCTAagtcatcatcttcttcctcatcatcGTCCTCATTGGAATCCGCCACGAAGGCAAGCATCAACCCGTTAGATATAGTCATATCACTTTATGATTTCTTTCCAGAAAATAGAAATTCGACCACCTATACTAATAGTCAATTAAGTTTCccaaaaaatgaattgatcTATGTATTAGAGAAAAATTTTTCAGGTTGGTGGGATGGTATAATTATAAGCTCCCAAAATGATGTGAAAAGAGGCTGGTTCCCACAAAATTACGTCACATCGATTAAAAACTCTgttaaaattaaattaaatgagAATCTAAATCCAAATACTACGACAAGTAATCCTGAAGAAATAGCtagaaatatcattaagaataataatccTGATAAGACAAAACCAACGTCGTCATCGACAACATCACCAGCGACACCAAGGTCCTTATCTGTCccaaataaaaagaatgcTATCATTAAAAGAGATAGATCTTCCCTACCGTATTCTTCAAAACTCACTGAAACTAAAAGTACTGTGAACAGtaagaaaaattcattttcagcACCAACACCTTCCACTTTGTCGTCTAAAAGGCCATCCGACGCTGCTATTTTGACGCCAAATTTACCTCCTTCTCATCCTTCAAGATCATCTCTATCTTTAGAACCACAGCAGGAACCACCATCGTCATCGCCATCTCATGAATCCATTGGGAGAATAACTTTCAAGGATATTGATCCATTCCAAAAcaatgataataagaataatgaaacCGGTGtagaacaagaaagaaacGATATTAAGCCAAGGCCACAATCAACCGAATacagaaaaagaaatgtaTCTTTATATCATTCAGTACCACAAGAAAAGGTCTATACAACCGATGAAATACAAACAGTACTTGCTACTTTGAAAATACCGATTCCAATGATATGGGATCCCGTCATAGACACCAATGGTACTGAGATTGTCAACAATCGTAATGGTTGTGAtcttaaaatattttactaTAATGATACATTTGACATTTATACCAAAGATTTGCCATTACTTCAACCAGCATCTATTTTACCAAAAAGTTCCATTCCAActttatcaatatcatcaactgatcatatatttgaaaagaggAACTCGCAAAAGGTTcaagatttgaagaaagatttcaaaaaaattgcCGAGTCTTTGAGTTCTCGTAATGGTGGCGAAGCTGTTAACAATTCAATACctacttcttcttcaataatgcAAAACTTACAATATAACCGACGACAAACAATCTCCCCGTCACCATTGAATATCGCAAGTGGTACTTACGGGGGCTGTCGAAGTAGTAACAAGAAGCaaaatggtaataattcatctCATGGTCATTTTGCTACAATTACACCTACGCCCATTGCATCATTAGATAATTTGTTTTATGACcatgaaaatgatatcaaAACCTGCactcaattgaaaaattataccTTGCGTCAATTAGAACTAACTCGTCAATCCTTCGAGGGTTCAAACCGTTATGAATATTgggaaaatttcaataaaacAATGTCGTATATGACATATATCCAAATGGTATGCAGATTATTACAAGCACAAATTAAATctaaaaatatgattaagctttttcaaaaatcttTGAAAGCTTTAGTTAATTCCTTAActaaaattcaaatcaacTCGTGTTTacattttaattttatgaCTATGGAAGCAAGGAAGCAAGAATGTTTAAAACCATTATATATCCATGTGCCTATTTCTAAGAATGACTCGAGTAATAGTGATtctaattttgattttcctGAGCAAAAAAGACCAAGAGATCATGATGATGGAGATAAAACATTTAGTCCCAGAGTAGTATctaattcaattgaaattgagTACCTTGAATTATTAACCATAACAAATTCGCTTTTCAGGTTATTACAGGAAGCAATGTCCGACTATAGTAACAAAGCAGATGATGAAAGCGATGGCAATAGCGGTGGGAACTCGATGGATACTTTACCACAATTATTCCCCAGGttctttaaaaattcattcaatggTACTTCATGGAAAAACATATTCCTTACTCCAAACTCTAATGACGCTAATATACCACCGTATCCTAAATTAATGCTCGACTCACTAGCGACAGCATCTGGAGTAAAATTGAACTCAGAAGATTTGTCCTCGCATTTAAACGCATCATGGTATCccaaatttaattcatctaTATCGGGGTCAACATTGGTAGCAAGCGCCAATGGTAATAACTTAATTCCAGAAAGAACATTGAGAAGGGGTACGGTCACAACTAATATATTTAGACAGTCTACATCTTCTGCTTCTCCAACTACTCATGTATTAACAAGCTCAAGAAGCCCAAgtcataataatattcaagaaTCCAGGTTTATTAATACAAAAATCCCATTAAATCGTGAGACGTTACAAATGATGAGTAAACTACAAGCAGAACTTTATGGTAAAATACATCCTTTTACTTCATACTCTCCATTGATGAACAATGATGTTCCAGAGcgtaagaaaaaattaatgataaatttaaagacttatgaagaatttaatcAAACTATTTTAATTATTGAACTTTTAGAGAATTTGGATTTAACAATTTTCCTGAACTTAGAAAAGTTAGTCAAGATGGAGGATGAAAGAGTATCAAACCCTGAAGACAACATGGAGGCAGATCTTGAcgaaaataatgaatatgatttaCAAATGGATGAAGAAACTAAAGAATTTTTAGCTCATTCATTTTCGACTACATCGACCATACTAAGAGATTTTTTCCATATCAAACAGCAATTACACAATggatttattaatttgattatttgCACACAAAATACCACGTTAGACGATCCATTTGTATTTGCTTCGATGAAGGGTAATTCCCCAATCGGCCACAATGAACCATTTAATAGATTGGATGAATATTCCGCAGCCATGAAATttatgaagaatttaataaagagaGATTATGAAACCAATGGAAGTAAATTTGTGGATGTTTCTGATGAATTGGCTATTGCATGTAATGATTTTATCGACATCGCTGCATTATCATGTGGAATAGTGGAACAATTGATTGAAAGTAgggaaaatattttaaattacGTGGCAAGGATGATGCAAAGTCATATTgcttcaaaattattagacGGTGAAGCAAATGAGAATGAGTCCGAAGAAGTAAATGATTGGTCCCAAGAATCATTTAACGAGAATGAGaatgaagaagttgatgaaAGAACATTTGATGCAAATAGAAACTTGGTTCCATGGTATTTATTACctgattttgaaaatgaattagtTTATACTGCAAAACATAGAGTCAAAGGTGGCACGAAAGATGCGTTAATCGAACATTTGACAAGCACTGAATTTGTAGATCATTGGTATAACGTTACGATGCTGTTGACATTTAGAAGTATCTTCACCACAAGAGAATTTTTATTTGCATTGATTTGTcgatataatatatatccACCAGAAGGTTTGAGTTTCGGTGAGTACAATAAATGGGCAACAAAGAAGGCAATACCCGTTAAAATCAACGTAGTTCGAATAATGACCATATTTTTGGAACAATATTGGGCTCCTGGTTATTTTGAAGAAGGTTTAGATACTATTATGACATTTGCCAAGATGGTTGAATGTGAACATATTGAAGGAGCCGAACACTTGGCCAGACAAATTCATCTAACTTTAGAAGAAAGTAAGAAATACAATGCAGAATATGAGAAAAGAATAGAATCCACTGTAGAGGAAGTTTTCTCTGGAGCTAAAGTTAAGGACAAAAAGGCAATGCGTCAACAaccaatattgaaattccacaccttcaaaatattaaatgtCTTCCGCCCAGCTTTGCAATCTTCTCCTTCAAGGTCATCATCTCCCTTCAAAATTCCGAACAAGAAGGTGACATATCTGGACTTTACTCCCGTTCTTTTAGCCCAACAATCTGCTTTATTGGAGCATGAATTATTCACAgaaataacaatatttgAGTGTCTTGATAGAGTTTGGGGTAAGAAATATTGCGATATGGGTGGATCTCCTCATATTACCAAATTCATTTCAGTAGCGAATAATTTGACAAATATGATCTCTACAACGATTATAAGAGAAAGGGATATCAAGCAAAGAG